The following proteins come from a genomic window of Minwuia thermotolerans:
- a CDS encoding DsbA family protein, with translation MGQLRFIYFADPMCSWCWGFSPNMEKVRATWPDIPVRLGMGGLYPGVTKPMSKRVKAEVANHWHHVEEATGQPFDHRFFEREGFVYDTLPSSQALVAVKQITGENGLDFLARLHGAFYRDNRDLTDAAVLADIAGEHGVDRAAFREMFESDRARQLTERDIGFARQLGVQGFPALLGYDEERYRLISMGWQSWDWLEQVIERWISNSATVN, from the coding sequence ATGGGACAACTCCGCTTCATCTATTTTGCCGACCCCATGTGCTCCTGGTGCTGGGGCTTCTCGCCCAACATGGAAAAGGTCCGCGCGACCTGGCCCGATATCCCGGTCCGGCTCGGCATGGGCGGGCTCTACCCGGGGGTGACGAAGCCCATGTCGAAGCGGGTCAAGGCGGAGGTCGCCAATCACTGGCACCATGTCGAGGAAGCGACCGGCCAGCCCTTCGACCACCGCTTCTTCGAGCGCGAGGGCTTCGTCTACGACACCCTGCCGTCCAGCCAGGCGCTGGTGGCGGTGAAGCAGATCACGGGCGAGAACGGCCTCGACTTCCTGGCGCGGCTGCACGGCGCGTTCTACCGCGACAACCGCGACCTGACCGACGCGGCGGTTCTGGCCGATATCGCCGGGGAACACGGGGTCGACCGCGCAGCCTTCCGGGAGATGTTCGAGAGCGACCGGGCGCGCCAGCTCACCGAGCGCGACATCGGCTTCGCCCGCCAGCTCGGCGTGCAGGGCTTTCCGGCGCTGCTGGGCTATGACGAGGAACGCTACCGCCTGATCTCCATGGGCTGG